From the Microtus ochrogaster isolate Prairie Vole_2 unplaced genomic scaffold, MicOch1.0 UNK280, whole genome shotgun sequence genome, the window TTTGAGAAACAAATCTGGACATCCTACAAGGCATGGAAAGCCTTATATTCAGTTACCACCAGCCACCCTAGGATCAGTTCTAAGAGTGCCCCATACAATGGTGGACTGGATCTGTTTGAAGATAGAGTTCTTTGTAGGCTTAGCCCTGGAAGCCAAAGTGTTATAGTGGAACTGGTACCTGTCTAATTCTTTGTGACCAGGATGTGGTAGCAAAGGGGTCTTGCCTTCTTGCACTGAGGAAATAGCTCAGTTACCCATAATTCCCATCCCTAAGCTTGTTTACCCCTCCCCCCAGAGAGGCACCCATTGGACTCTGGGGACTGACCAAATGACACAACATTTGGTTAAAGCACAGTTTCCTGTTAGGGGGAAGGAATGGCCAAAGGCAAGGGCAACACAAACTCAGTATCAAGCTGTTATGCTAGGAAGGCCAACTCGTGGTGTGTGTGCCATGGGATAGCTCAGCCCTAGTACACAAagttaatccaagagctttctgcttgaatattatAAACAGGATTAAATCAAATCAACCATAGGTTGAGAGCAAGCAAGCAACCAACTTCCGTGAAAAAGTCATAGAGTGGGTGAAAGtcaagaggatggagagagaagcaCACAAGAAGTAGAGGGGGAGGTTGGAGGGTGTCTCCAGGCAGCGTAGGAGAAAGCCCCCCTTCTGGGACGatggcagaggaggaagcagctgggtgctttctctgcctctctgagcttgCAAGTTTTTACCCCAAATCTGGCTCCTAAGTCTTTGTTgataaaatgacagagacttaggtaaaaaagaaacctaaagacCATACTCAAGCTTGCTCTTCTACAAGCCTAAGAGAACATTCTGAACCTGCACAGCCTTCCACATCCGTGGAATCGAGTGGTTATGCTGATTTCTGGCACCAGCttggaataaaagaaagcaacCAGTATATTGTCTCTTCAGTAAAGTCATTCTAGGCAAAgacttaagaaaggaaagaaaaaggaaatgaggaatGTCAGAAGAAGAAGCAGCCAGGCAAAGGGAAGCCTTGGAGCCACGGAGCAGGATGTACGGGCCCGCCAGCGCCAGCTCCCTCAGAGACCACccttcttcacatttttttaCAGGTACTTCAATCCCAGGGtcaataaatttagaaaaacacTTGTGACAACCCATCCTCACAAGACCACCGTTCAGTCTCCTAGGCCAGTTCTTTTCATGAGCGCTCCGAACAGGCACAACAGCGAGAAAGCCCCCAAGGCCAGGAAAGAGCAAATCCTCTCCGAGTGTGAGAAACCTGCCAAGAGGCTTGGCTACGGGAACTTGATTGACAGAGAGCAATGTGAGGAAGTTATTAAATGGCTTGGAGAGAGGATGGGGTTGACTTGGACCCCGTCCAGGAACGGGGAGGCAGCAGCCCAACTGAGGGCTGCTGAGGATCTCCACTCTTGGAGCAGGTGGAAGGACTTTATTCAAGGGTGCGCTGTCAGTGGCAACAAAGGGGGTGCCCCAGTGCAGGCTCTCTAGTGCCTGCTCAGTCAGCAGCACGAGCTTGTCGAAGCCGTGAGAGACTAACTGGCTGGCCAGATGttgaagaatgagaagagagaagagaaactaaaGATCCATCCTCTTACTCTCATACCGAGTCCGGGTTGACTTATCAACAGGATTTCCTTCCTCCCAAGCAGGAGCAACCACCAAGCGGCTCGGCCACTCCACCTCTCCTGGTACAAGGCCAGGTCCGCCAAGTGCACCAGACCGAACTGCATTCGGCTAGCAGCGCATATGCTTAGGCGCCATGAATGGATGTGGCTGCATGGGATGATTGCGGGCACCCGACCCCGCTTCATTCTTCGATCCTCCACTTTCATAAAGCCTGGTAAAGGATTACTCCCGCCAGGACTAGTCCTCATTgcccaaattaaaaataaaaaaacaaaaacaacccacaacTTCCTATTTTGTATTACATGTAAATGTATCAGACACAAAGCACAGCATAAAATTGTCAGATGTCTAGCAGACCTGATATGATCCAGGGCTTTATGCCTTAATGCCTTAacaattatttctctttcttgaagCCTACTTTCCAGATTGCGCAACCTTACTGATACCAGATCCTAGGAGTGAGCCTTCCATTCAGTGTGGATGTTAGGCAATGTGTGGTCTCTGCAGGCACAAAATGTGATGCTTGGCTAACAGGGACAATGGCGAGCAAAAGTTTCCATGGGAAAAAGCTGCGCCTGTGTTAAAACAGCTACACAGTAGATTGGCTGACTGTGAAATGCTAAAGTGTTACAAGATGGGAGCCAGAAAACGCCTCAGACTATCTGTGGCCCTTTAGGAGGTGTTCCGCGCCCCCCTCTGCCTGTCACCTGACATTCCTGTGAGTGCCAGCATCTTCTAATGTGGATGTTGTGTTTTGAACACGTGGTCCCCAATTGGAGGTGCTGCTTGGCAGGAGTGGGATGGGGAGGGGTATGGAGCCTTCTGGAGGTgcagcctcactggaggaagtacTTCACTGGGTGTGGACTAAAGGGATTATAGCCTTGCCCCACTTCCTGCTTGCATTCCCTACTTTCCACGCGTGGTTGAGACATGatctcccagcttcctgttcctgctgcacGCCCTCCCCACCTTCATAGACTAAGCTTCTAAAATTAGAATGAACTcattcttccttaagttgcttttgggcTATTATTCAAACGTCATTTCCAGATGAAATATCTGGAAAGTTCTAACACAATATCAAAAATGTCCTCCAAGAAGACTCAATGAAAGCCTGACCAAAACCTCTCAACTCTGAAACCTCGATCCTGATTGTACCAGGGCTCCTTTCTTTGGGATGCGTGTGCTGTTTCCGCTTCTGTTGCTTAGCCTTGCCTTCCCACTTCTCAATGAGCATATACAGTTTTTCTCTTCCAGAATCCAACAAACCTGATTACCCACGGCTTCAGTAATCATTGCCAACGGTGATGCCTTTGTCTGAGGGATTTCATAGACTGTTCCCAATGGAGACTTCAAAACCTTAGGAAAGCGCAGGAGAGACTGTATCTGCCCAACTCAGTTCTGGGCCCCTACCCAGCAGCTCCAAGAAGACCGAATCCCTCAGTAGCCAACAGGCACAGGAATAGCTTAGCAACCTAGGACTCAGCCTGGCTTGGGCTATGAAGACACACTCACTAGTCTCGTAGCATAGGGCCCTCACCTGCAATAAGTTGCATATACACCGCATGTCAAACCGTGGAGTGTTCCTCTTTCCTGATTTCACCTTAGTAACTCTTGTGGCCAGCTTTCATTCAAGCATATTCTAGAACATACCTAACTATGAGAAGCAGGGGGCCAATTCGGCCTGAACTGGTTCTGGATACATGCCCagcaagagaaactctgtcctccAAGGTTTTAGGGAAAATCTTATATTTACTGTCATATGTCTATGCATAATTGGGATACATATGATTCAAATCAGATGGATCATGGTAAAGAATGTTTGAACCAAGCAAAGACTTACATAATCCAAGCCTACCAGTCAAAACAGAACGACTGCCCATAACCCATTATTAACAACTAACTCTGCTGTTCCTCAAACCCTTAAAAGGAGGCTGCAGATACTGAACACTACACAGCACGACAATCATGGAGTCCACTGTTAACTGTATTATTGTCTTGTTTCTGAATACGGTTTCCTTGCCACTTTGCAATCTGTGTTGCCTGGATTCTTTAAACAAGATGACAAGAGTCCGGAAATGTTGATCCAGGCAACAATGTCCAGCAACACTTCCACGGCCCATTTCAACTCTGAGGAGCCAGACGGATGGTGCATAGCAGCTCATCTCCTTACAAGTTTAATGTCTCAattcttttcctatttcccttatttatttcatcgtatgtgtgtgtgcatgtgtatagacGTGCATGCCACAGCAAAATTTGGAATGGACATGCAGGGGGTCAGTTCCTTCTTCCACGTGGGACTGAACTTGAGGCATTGGGCTTGGCTcctgtcctctgagccatctcaacagctctGGCCTCAACTCTTCGGGAGGATGCTGTGTGGCTAGACAGGTAGTAGCAGGCTTGGAGGCCGCTGAGGATAGTCTCATCATCCGCTTTAGAGTCTAGCTCCAGTCTACCATATAAAAGGATGGAGGAACAGGGGACTTTCTTGGGATCCTCTAAAGGACAGCTATTTTCTCTTGGTTAAAAGAATAGAATCTTAACTTCTCCCTCAGAGGCTAACTAGATATAACAGTCTAATCTGCTTCCAGGATTAGAGATTACATACTATTGCCCCCTCAAAGTGGTCCTGCCAGTCACCTGGTCAGGAGACCACCCCTCAGGGAAGCTGATTTAGCTGAAGGCTTGCTAAGGggatgggaggaataattatccccttAGTGAAGTGATGGACTTACATGCCCCAGATGCCGCTTCAGACCCTCACTGCTAAGCCCaccctcttttctcattttctaattcTAAACCgaatctttttctttccccctttctatgCCTTCCTTAGATGCTGAACAAAACCAGAAGCATGCTTGCCATAGCATATGGAGATTTGTTTTCCCTAAAGATCCTACAGCTCCTTACAGACCCCCACTACTGACTTAAAAGGCATCTTCCTCCCACACCCCCATCATCTGCCTCAGCAGCTTCAAGAATTTACAACTTTTCTGGCCTGTTTTTCTTGCAAGCTACAGCAAAATGACCCTTCAGCTTCCTCCCAAGatccttttgaaattattttagcaACCAGACTAAGAACATTGTTAGCGTTGCTGAACTACTTTTTCCCCTAATGGATAAGATGCGTGTTCTTTGCATGGCTTCTTTGCAAAATGACCCTAAGAGTCCTCCTTTCAAACTTCCAAACAAGCTTTGTGCTCAGTTGGAACCTCCAGGTCACCTATACTAGATCTGGAAAgtcccattcctctctctcctctctctctccaaagtcctccctctcagagaatctccaacagAGGGAAGGGACCAAAAAACCCAGTTCCACATTTCTGGTGGCTACAGCAGCTtctcccctgaagttgccagccGCCCGAGTTCCTGCCTAAAGCACACAGCTTTTGATtgtacttgggcacaaacccagcttgtgacAGACATGTCATTAGACAGGCATGTCATTACCCCTTGCCTACAACCTATATAAGCTCCCTGCTTTAATCCCGGCGGGGATGCgacttctcctgcctctgtctctgggacGGAAGAACTCACCTGGGGAGTTGCTTTACTCAACCTGTTCTTTCACTTTTTCAATTCAGCTTAACCTGGCTTACTGTGTGGACAGAGGAACCTGATATTGTGATATAGAAAACCTATTACTCAGACAGAAAAGGAAGTGCCCTTCTGCCACCATTGGGCACTTGAGGCATctcctaattttcttagaaacttGGTTCAGGCTAAACAAGTACTTGTGGCTTCCATGCAGAAAAGAGTATCAGAGTGACCCCATCTAAAGAAGAGTTGGGGGTTTATAGAAGATATTTTACTATAGGCTTAAGAGAGTTAAAAGAGATCTCAGAACAAAAGGCACATTCAAGAGCATGGGTGGCAGGGGAGCGAGCAGGTCTCCACTGCCCTTATAGGAGTCACATGTACTATAGAGACCGTCATTTTGGTGGGGTTTGAAGTGTCTTTAAAGGTGGGTATGGGACAGAAATCAGATCTCAGGGTGGTTCCTGAGGAGGAGCTGGGCATTTGAGAGGATTCCAATTGATAAGGTAAAAGTCTAGCTCTCAGGAATGAAGGTCGGTAGGATTGCTTCCTTATAAACAAAGTTAAGCCTTGTTTGGATTCCCAAGAGACCTCTGGGAGAGAAGGCTGACAAGGCTATCAGTGCCAGTCTTTAAACCTGCTTCGTTGTTAGTCTAAATTCCAAAAAgttcttattttaaagaatattttaattacttatatCTATATGGGTGCAGGTGCCCATGGGGACCAGAGGTATCTGATCTTAgggcccctggagctggggtcacATGTGGCTTTAAtccctgacatgggtgctgggaacagaacttgggttcTCAGGCTTCTGTGGGTGACAGAGTGGAGCTGCGTTGCCGTCTCCTTGATATAGACcttcttcttaaccactgagccagcccttCACCTACCGTTTCCCCcttaaaaaacatctttaaagGCAATACTATATCCTTGTCAGCAGCCTTCAGAGCACAAGTTCGTTGTGCTGTTATCCTTGCTTCTCAACCCAAAGTCTAGGTGAGGGCTCTTTTCCTTTGTCCCCATCATtttccatctctctagcctacctcagtccacttcctgagaaattcatgcatttttaaaaaatgaaggaaagtatTGTTGTATTGATAAGGAAGGACGTTGCCACACTCAGGCAGTAAGTAGTCTAGACttttgaaaagaaactgaaaccaTCCATGCTAGCCAGAGGAGAATGGTCTTTCAGAggtggaagatggggagggggctCTCCATGGGTTGAACGGTTACCTCAAAGGACCAGGAAAAGGTACTTTaacaagcggggggggggggagggaactgGGGCAGGCAGACATAGGGAAAAGGTTAGTGACCTGGGAACCGCACTTGGTTTCTGTGCTATGCACATACACTTCTCATGatcctcccagcattccaagGTCTatgcatacatgttcacatacTATATGTACACCTTGGCAGCCAAGACTCCTGCCTGAATCTGCAAGTGGCATGCACACTTCACTCTGAACAACTGAATGAACATCTCCTCCTCTTAAGGACCATCCCATCCAGCCACAGATTCCATCCAGTCATACACCAGCTACATCCAGTTACAGGGGTGGAGGGGCCCTCTGGCTTGAACTCATCTTGCCTGTGTGAagtctgaatgaaaatgtccccataGACTCAGAGGCAGTGGCTTTATTGGAGCTGGTGTgaccttgctagaggaagtgcatcactggggggggggcaggctttgaggtttagGATGCTCAAGCCAgtcccagtgtcactctctcttgctgctgcctttggatctgCATGTAGAATtgtcagctacttctccagtgccataTCCGCCTTCATGCCATcatacttcccaccatgacagTGGACTGAACCCCCAGAACCAACTGTACGCCacccccaattagatgttttcctttataagagttgccgtggtcatggtgtctctccacagcaatcgAAGCCCTAACTAAGAAGGTGTGCTtgcatggtgtctctccacagcaatcgAAGCCCTAACTAAGAAGGTGTGCTTGTTCAATAAAGCAAATTGAGTCCTCTAAGGGAATTTGTAGGGTAAAGTCCCTATTAGCTTTTTTGTGCCCATGCTCAATGCATGTGCATTCCATGTGCAGTAGAAAAGAGGATGCAGAGCTTTAAACTGTCTACCAAACCAGCGATCACCCCCACCCAGGCAACAACCTGAGGCCCTGACTAccttcactcactcactcttattttaattaatttattaaacttCATTTTATATTCTAGCTAAagttctccctcccatccttcctcctgcACCCTCTTACCTTTCCCCCGCCGGCCTAACTCCCACCTACCCCCAACAGATAAGAGCCCCCATGGGGAATCGGTACAGTTTGGCACATTAATCTACAGCAGGACAAAGCCCCCCACCCTCTGCATTAAGTCTGAGCATGGCATTCCCTTAGAGGGAATGGGATCTAACAAGTTACCTcaatgcaccagggatagatcctggccccactgccagggGTCCGTCAAATAGCTCAAGCTTCACAGTTGTCTCTggcatatggagggcctagtttgacCCATGGAGGCTTCATGGCTGTCTGTCAAGCTTGGTTCAGGTATCTCTGTAGACAGCGccatcatgctcttgaccttCCCTGTTCATGTATTCCCTACTCCTGTTAAAACAGTGTTGTTCTAACAATAGGCATTAAATCTTTTAATTGCTCTATGAATGGGTTTCTCCAATGAAAACAGGTAATGATTATATCAAATTTGATATCAGGTTCTTGTAGGAAGTCCCTTAGGTCATTTCCTGATGGCAAAATGTTACCTTgtctgtcccttgttgatctgcaCAAAAGGTTATACGTCCTAGAAAAAAGATGAGCTCTGAACAGGACTGAGAGATTGCACAGTATTAATAGCCAACATTCATGTATGTTAAGACTAAGATAAGTATTCCAGGTAACCAACTAACCCTCACAGCAATCCTATGAAATAGTAGCCTCATACTCCACATTTCACAGGTGAGGGAATTAAGTCACAGCTAAGCACTCTTCCTAGAGCTGCAGAACTACCACGTGACAGACCTGGGGTCAAGCCCCAGGAGTCTGAGTCTCCTTTGCCCTCTTCATTGCATGCTTGCTAAGGAGATGAGTTATCGAGAGGCGGGTGTGAAAATGGAAGAGCCAAAGTTGAGCAATGATTCAAAGGGGCTAACTGGAGACGGAGCATCTTAGAAAGACGGAGGATGAGGACGAAGAAGAATTCATAAGCAAAAGTAAAAGCAGAAAGTCAGCCAGTGTTGGTTGGGGTGACAAGGAAGGTCCAGCAAGGCTTTGAGGAAAAGACTGCCATGTTAAGTAGaatgtaaaacagaaataagaaaaggttaTTCTTACAAAATAGTTAAAGTGCCTTTGTAGGTGCTGGGCCTTGGCACAGGCACTTGGTGGAGTCTCCGCATTGGGCTGAGATGAATACATGATAGTGTGCCATTTTCACACAAGCAGAAGTCACATAGGTTGGTgcttatggaggcattttgtttcattttaataattgGCTTTCTTTCTGCATTAACGTTTGCAGCATATGGAGTTATGGTATATTCCGCATCCATGGGTTGGAGTGTGACTTCACTTGGGATTTGCTGAGTCTGAAGCTGTTCTGGAGATGGAAGTATCATCTTAGAATATGATGAAGAAGATGTAGCTGTTGGGACTTCAGGCTCTATGGCTTCTGAATTTGGATGCTGAGATGTGATCTCAGTAACAGGTGGAGAATGGCTTACCACTGTAACAGGTTGTGGAGTTGTGGAAGATTCTGTGTGTGAAGACTGGGTTGTGACC encodes:
- the LOC113455876 gene encoding leucine-rich repeat-containing protein 37B-like, with amino-acid sequence MVAQSSVHFEVTALVHDQSQYPSSEAPQKATGSTVPTTTSSPPTHSEVTLSPPNQVQTQQPNPTQVTTQSSHTESSTTPQPVTVVSHSPPVTEITSQHPNSEAIEPEVPTATSSSSYSKMILPSPEQLQTQQIPSEVTLQPMDAEYTITPYAANVNAERKPIIKMKQNASISTNLCDFCLCENGTLSCIHLSPMRRLHQVPVPRPSTYKGTLTIL